From the Labrus mixtus chromosome 17, fLabMix1.1, whole genome shotgun sequence genome, one window contains:
- the rab11fip1b gene encoding trichohyalin, with amino-acid sequence MSFSDQQWCPSSVQVTVLQARGLRIKGKSGTNDAYAVMQVGKEKFQTSVVEKSVAPVWKEEAAFDLPPMPHQGAAGGGGGGGGTLHVQVLHRALVGPDKLLGQAVINLLHLSEDKTRKKTEWFKLLDKTGKPDKDRGEVLVDIQFLRNNMTGSMFDLSAAGKSRSRLGKFKDKVRGKKKESDAASNVVPSFTQVLTDSEEEGHGEGEVSAGKDEKKKKLKMKSLFSPKSNLQKNMSQSMSVLPVKNSSLSSSQSSGLNAESFEGKKKFKFMIHKRSGSSDGKDSSSAHQKHAAAEQSNVCINGSHVYCEEPQPRTSRIGSNYSLASSGHGSMEDVPDSSPPSVDSLRAVRQYSPWTEEEEEEEANAERDTNEEEGELRKKEEETIKMEQKRRKKQEEERLEKLAEEKRRQEEEEKRTAYEKIKREEEERRRRREEEEDRVRREEELLRMADEKRREEDKKRIEEEKVKEEEERVRREEEVRQRQQQEERVKKEEEEERERLAEMRRLYEEERRKLEEEERKRLEEEVAQEEERARRQEEERKLEIKRLEEDTRRRIEEEERVRKQEEARIRIEEERIQEERRREKEEMIRQEEEKQRKLEEQEIRQREKERINKEEEKSRKEKEEYERLVNEKMKLEEEDRKRFELQEKRRMEEEERTKLEKEHKKLEEQRKLEEQERKRIEEEEERQREEEERVRKEEERRKEEEEKARMEKEEYERLVEEKTRQEEEENRRIKEEEKKVRIEEERRKEEEERARMEKEEMKRLEEEKMQEEERIRKKEKAEEEARRLEKEILTHDAEEQKKENRLKNKAAGRRVEFDIPAQVSSSNPFDETYSDNPFDESSSSPAEPNRCQSSTSTNEKDLIGSQQEKRAAPQPPGRLQADRHTQKEQDRAGMQHPAQIKKQSKDKDQDAKTTSLIPKRSGKKIAPVRSSATGTNNSLSSTQNGSTKGTTDQAKTGKRLAPLRPGSSESELKQSQSCDGNISKTKQEPVVSSLNPFEDDEDENELTSQNDTTMTGNSGSIQWPPPVTQAADGDTASQVKIKSSKIVRAPQLPATKASSTLIDQSTEGVLVTDDTGRKVPDISEAQDTNSGSKSALLAETTLQESQHETVQTAAEESVGEKEAPPTARRRLQPVKPLNALEQQSVSVANTEEEHKATVMICEVQEKTKVNDTALKGPYSLLTRQELIAMVLKQENQLSERDKKMSELEQYIDNLLVRVIEEAPTILMSLNSLKKAA; translated from the exons ATGGTTCAAGTTGCTGGACAAGACGGGCAAGccagacaaagacagaggagaggttCTCGTGGACATCCAGTTCCTGAGAAATAACATGACCGGCAGCATGTTTGACCTCTCCGCTGCCGGCAAATCCAGATCCCGTCTGGGAAAGTTCAAGGACAAAGTCCGGGGCAAGAAAAAGGAGTCGGATGCAGCGTCTAACGTGGTGCCGTCGTTCACTCAGGTTCTGACGGACAGCGAGGAGGAAGGACACGGGGAGGGGGAGGTGTCTGCTGGCAAGGacgagaaaaagaagaaactgaagatgAAGTCTTTGTTTTCTCCGAAGTCCAACCTGCAGAAGAACATGTCTCAGTCCATGTCCGTTCTGCCTGTGAAGAACTCGTCACTGAGCAGCAGCCAGTCGTCTGGTCTAAATGCTGAGTCCTTTGAAG GTAAAAAGAAGTTCAAGTTCATGATACACAAACGCTCAGGCAGCTCAGACGGCAAAGACTCCTCCTCTGCTCACCAAAAACATGCCGCTGCAGAACAGAGTAACGTATGCATCAATGGCAGCCATGTTTACTGTGAGGAGCCTCAGCCCCGAACCTCTCGCATCGGCTCAAACTACAGTCTCGCCAGCTCAGGGCATGGATCCATGGAGGACGTCCCAGATAGCTCCCCTCCATCGGTGGATTCTCTGAGGGCTGTGAGGCAATATTCACCctggacagaggaggaagaagaggaagaggccAATGCGGAGAGAGATACAAATGAAGAAGAGGGTGAACTgagaaagaaggaagaggaaacgATAAAAATggagcagaagaggaggaaaaaacaagaggaagagaggctTGAAAAGTTGgctgaggagaagaggagacaagaggaagaagaaaaaaggactGCATATGAGAAAATtaaaagggaagaagaagagaggaggaggaggagggaggaggaggaggacagggttagaagagaagaagaacttCTGAGGATGGCTGATGAGAAGAGACGagaggaagataaaaaaaggaTTGAAGAGGAGAAAGttaaggaggaagaggagagggtaCGTAGAGAGGAAGAAGTGAGgcagagacaacaacaagaggaaagggttaagaaagaagaagaagaagagcgtgAAAGATTAGCAGAGATGAGGAGACTAtatgaagaagaaagaaggaaacttgaggaagaggaaagaaaaaggctggaggaggaagtggcacaggaagaggagagggctagaagacaagaagaagagcgTAAATTGGAAATTAAGAGACTGGAGGaagacacaagaagaagaattgaagaagaagaaagggttAGAAAGCAGGAAGAGGCGAGAATAAGAATAGAGGAAGAAAGGATccaggaagagaggagaagagagaaagaggagatgataagacaagaagaagagaaacagaggaagCTAGAGGAACAGGAAATAAGACAACGGGAGAAGGAAAGGATtaataaagaggaggagaagtcgaggaaggaaaaggaagaaTATGAAAGATTGGTGAATGAAAAGATGAaactggaggaggaagacaggaaAAGATTTGAACTACAAGAGAAAAGGAGaatggaggaagaagaaaggacAAAGCTGGAAAAAGAGCACAAGAAGTTAGAGGAACAGAGGAAACTAGAAGAgcaagaaaggaagagaattgaggaagaagaagaaaggcaaagagaggaagaggagagggttaggaaggaggaggagaggagaaaagaggaagaggagaaggccAGGATGGAAAAGGAAGAGTATGAGAGATTggtggaagaaaaaacaagacaagaggaagaagagaacagaagaattaaggaagaggagaaaaaggtgAGAAttgaggaagagaggagaaaggaagaagaggagagggcaAGGATGGAAAAGGAAGAAATGAAGAGActagaagaggagaaaatgcaagaagaggagaggataaggaagaaggaaaaagcTGAAGAGGAGGCCAGGAGATTGGAGAAAGAGATCTTAACACACGATgcagaagaacagaagaaggagaacagattaaaaaacaaagctgcaggGAGAAGAGTAGAATTTGACATCCCTGCACAAGTCTCTTCTTCTAATCCATTTGATGAAACGTATTCCGACAATCCATTTGATGAGAGTTCAAGCTCACCTGCTGAACCAAACAG GTGCCAATCTTCCACTTCCACAAACGAGAAGGATCTTATTGGTTCCCAGCAGGAGAAGCGAGCGGCTCCTCAGCCTCCAGGAAGGCTTCAAGCCGACAGACACACTCAGAAGGAGCAGGACAGAGCCGGCATGCAACATCCGGCCCAAATAAAGAAGCAAAGtaaagacaaagaccaagacgCCAAAACCACCAGCCTTATTCCTAAGCGCTCTGGGAAAAAAATTGCCCCTGTGCGAAGCTCTGCCACAGGTACAAATAATTCTCTAAGCTCGACACAAAATGGTTCCACCAAGGGAACGACAGATCAGGCGAAGACTGGTAAACGTCTTGCACCACTAAGACCTGGTTCATCGGAATCTGAACTGAAACAGTCTCAGTCTTGTGATGGCAAcatttcaaagacaaaacaagagccGGTTGTTTCCAGCTTAAATCCATttgaggatgatgaagatgaaaatgAGCTCACAAGCCAAAATGATACAACCATGACAGGTAATTCTGGTTCAATACAGTGGCCTCCACCTGTCACACAAGCTGCTGACGGAGACACCGCCTCTCAAGTGAAAATCAAATCCTCAAAGATAGTCCGTGCCCCCCAACTTCCTGCTACAAAAGCATCAAGCACTTTaattgaccaaagcacagaaggAGTCCTTGTTACAGATGATACAGGCAGGAAAGTACCAGATATCAGTGAAGCCCAAGACACAAACTCAGGGAGCAAAAGTGCTTTATTGGCGGAGACAACACTGCAGGAATCCCAGCATGAAACCGTGCAGACTGCTGCAGAGGAGTCGGTTGGGGAGAAGGAGGCGCCTCCTACAGCTCGACGCAG GCTTCAACCCGTGAAACCCCTAAATGCTTTGGAACAGCAGTCTGTCTCTGTTGCTAACACAGAAGAAGAGCACAAGGCTACAGTAATGATTTGTGAAGTTCAAGAGAAAACAAAG GTAAATGACACTGCACTTAAAGGGCCGTACTCTCTGCTGACTCGACAGGAACTCATCGCGATGGTGCTAAAACAGGAGAACCAGCTCTcggagagagacaaaaagatgTCTGAGCTGGAGCAGTACATTGATAACTTGCTTGTGCGTGTCATCGAAGAGGCACCAACTATTCTCATGTCCTTGAACTCTCTGAAGAAAGCAGCATAG
- the brf2 gene encoding transcription factor IIIB 50 kDa subunit: MSRPGLSCPGCGSSNIVDDALYSQAQLVCVDCGSVVSEGVLADDPVGVGGSDVSYSRTTAVSKKPCANLIKGLQRLKAMCRILRVHGEIEDLSNTYYNQAYQHESFIKVSLQKKEVLAGCCVLVSCRLLNWPITMGTISCLLDVDPMVVGVVYQEMVKVLHITAPTVNVTDVMEAHCQEYKISSSDVPEEFAEDSRALSKRAVALVELAADTWIVTGRKPIPIMMAAIYLAWQSLKPNKQRLKFSLDKFCQLAKVNKLRPAMKRITEMKEVLCKLGKEIPWVRVEVTLENVILQVGDILNNRYALLRRAMRTHEDALLAECQTRCEDSLTEDDTPSKILDGSSVEKCEVNTEKAHQTGDEDGDLCTVPEQHDDTQESQDPAPDWGKRVLFAPPCVVHAKKRRVEQPGLKDVTGDEEISDSEIDSYIRSPREAREFALTQKMLSESEKS, translated from the exons ATGTCTCGTCCGGGTCTGAGCTGTCCGGGCTGCGGATCCTCAAACATAGTGGACGATGCTCTGTACTCTCAAGCCCAGCTGGTGTGTGTGGACTGCGGCTCGGTGGTGTCCGAGGGAGTCCTGGCCGATGATCCCGTAGGTGTAGGAGGTTCAG atGTGAGCTACAGCCGGACCACAGCTGTAAGCAAAAAGCCGTGTGCAAACCTAATTAAAG GTCTGCAGCGTCTCAAAGCCATGTGTCGCATCCTCAGGGTTCACGGTGAGATCGAGGATCTCTCAAACACGTATTACAACCAGGCCTATCAGCACGAGAGCTTCATCAAGGTGAGCCTCCAGAAGAAGGAAGTTCTCGCCGGCTGCTGCGTGCTTGTGAGCTGCAGATTGCTCAATTGGCCGATCACCATGGGAACCATCAGCTGCCTGCTGGACGTCGACCCCATGGTGGTGGGAGTGGTCTATCAAGAGATGGTCAAAGTTCTCCACATTACGGCTCCGACCGTCAACGTCACAGATGTGATGGAAGCGCACTGTCAGGA GTACAAAATTAGCTCAAGTGATGTTCCTGAAGAGTTTGCAGAGGACTCCAGGGCTCTGTCTAAACGCGCCGTTGCCTTGGTGGAGCTGGCAGCAGACACCTGGATAGTGACTGGCAGGAAGCCCATCCCCATCATGATGGCGGCTATCTATTTAGCATGGCAGTCATTGAAACCCAACAAGCAGCGGCTGAAATTCTCTCTGGACAAATTCTGCCAGCTTGCCAAAGTGAATAAGCTCAGGCCAGCTATGAAGAGAATAACGGAGATGAAGGAGGTGCTGTGTAAGCTGGGGAAGGAGATTCCGTGGGTCAGAGTGGAGGTGACACTGGAAAATGTGATCTTGCAGGTGGGGGATATTCTGAATAACAGGTACGCACTGCTAAGAAGGGCTATGAGGACCCACGAGGACGCTCTGCTGGCAGAGTGTCAAACCAGGTGCGAGGACTCTCTAACTGAGGATGACACTCCCTCAAAAATCCTTGATGGGTCCTCTGTGGAGAAATGTGAAGTGAATACTGAAAAGGCCCATCAAACAggagatgaagatggtgatCTATGCACAGTACCTGAGCAGCATGATGACACTCAGGAGAGCCAGGATCCAGCTCCAGACTGGGGGAAGAGAGTGCTGTTTGCGCCGCCATGTGTGGTTCATGCTAAGAAAAGGCGAGTAGAGCAGCCTGGGCTCAAGGATGTCACTGGTGATGAGGAGATCTCCGACAGTGAAATTGACTCATACATCCGTTCTCCTCGGGAAGCCAGAGAGTTTGCTCTGACACAAAAGATGCTCTCAGAGAGCGAGAAATCATAA
- the LOC132992368 gene encoding prolactin-releasing peptide receptor-like codes for MEGNHSGSAGSTQPSGSGEHTDGHIYEVAVQNNSSNRSSQFADVALLQTFKPLIIPCYVLVLVVGVFGNYLLLYVICRTRKMHNVTNFFIGNLAFSDMLMCVTCVPFSLAYALNPRGWVFGRSMCYVVFLIQPVTVYVSVFTLTAIAVDRYYATVHPLKKRTTVSTCVSVLIGIWLLSCGLVAPAVTHTYHVEFKDEGFTICEEFWLGQEKERRVYAYSTLLVTYVLPLSAVFVSYLCITVKLKKCVAPGNRTQDQAGVHQARKRKIFRLVALLVSAFALCWLPIHVFNVLRDIDINLINKHYFLLIQLLCHLCAMSSSCCNPFLYAWLHDRFGAELRKMFQCRHRIGVPTNHCAASVVL; via the exons ATGGAGGGTAATCACAGTGGCTCAGCTGGAAGCACACAGCCATCTGGTTCAGGAGAGCACACAGATGGACACATATACGAAGTCGCCGTGCAGAACAACTCCTCCAACCGCAGCTCCCAGTTTGCAGACGTGGCCCTGCTGCAGACCTTCAAGCCGCTCATTATCCCCTGCTACGTGCTTGTCTTGGTGGTGGGTGTCTTCGGGAATTACCTGCTCCTGTATGTCATCTGCCGCACGCGCAAGATGCACAACGTGACCAACTTCTTCATAGGGAACTTGGCCTTCTCTGACATGCTCATGTGTGTGACGTGTGTGCCATTCTCTCTCGCCTACGCCTTAAACCCACGCGGCTGGGTGTTTGGCCGCTCCATGTGCTATGTAGTATTCCTGATTCAACCGGTGACAGTCTATGTTTCAGTCTTCACGCTAACTGCTATTGCTGTGGACAG ATATTATGCAACCGTGCATCCCCTGAAGAAGCGTACCACTGTGTCTACCTGTGTCTCCGTCCTCATCGGCATCTGGCTGCTGTCCTGCGGGCTCGTAGCTCCGGCCGTCACTCACACCTACCACGTGGAGTTTAAAGATGAAGGCTTCACCATCTGTGAGGAGTTCTGGTTGGgacaggagaaagaaagacgTGTCTACGCATACAGCACCCTGCTGGTCACATACGTCCTGCCTTTGtcagctgtgtttgtctcttatcTCTGTATTACTGTGAAATTAAAGAAGTGCGTTGCCCCGGGAAACAGGACACAAGACCAGGCGGGCGTTCATCAAGCTCGGAAGAGGAAGATCTTTCGCCTCGTTGCACTCTTGGTGTCTGCGTTTGCATTGTGTTGGCTCCCCATTCATGTATTCAACGTGCTGCGAGATATAGATATTAATCTCATCAACAAGCACTACTTTTTACTCATCCAGCTGCTGTGCCACCTGTGCGCCATGAGCTCGTCTTGCTGTAACCCTTTCCTCTATGCATGGCTACACGATCGCTTTGGGGCGGAGTTACGGAAAATGTTTCAGTGCCGTCATCGCATCGGAGTGCCTACCAATCACTGTGCTGCCAGTGTGGTGCTGTGA
- the anxa4 gene encoding annexin A4, whose amino-acid sequence MAAIGKRGTVTEAAGFDPEADAQRLRGAMKGTGTDEAAVTEVLSHRTVAQRQRIKEVFKQAVGKDLADELSSELSGNFRSVVLGLLMLAPVYDAYELKYAMKGAGTEEAALIDILASRSNAEIKTINAFYKKEYGKSLEDAVCGDTSGMFQRVLVSLLTAGRDESDNVDNAQAVLDAKEIYEAGEARWGTDEVKFLTVLCVRNQKHLLTVFEEYKKISGREIEDSIKREMSGCLEDVFLAIVKCIRNKPAFFAERLYKSMKGLGTTDSVLMRIMVARAEIDMLDIKAEFLKLYGKTLHSFIKGDTSGDYRKILLELCGGE is encoded by the exons ATGGCAGCG ATTGGAAAGAGAGGAACAGTGACTGAGGCGGCTGGGTTTGACCCAGAGGCAGATGCCCAGCGACTCAGAGGAGCCATGAAGGGAACTG gcACCGATGAGGCAGCTGTCACTGAGGTCCTATCACACCGTACTGTTGCACAAAGGCAGCGCATCAAAGAGGTCTTCAAACAAGCTGTGGGAAAG GACCTGGCTGACGAGCTGTCCTCAGAGCTGAGTGGGAACTTCAGGAGCGTTGTTTTAGGTCTGCTGATGCTGGCGCCTGTGTATGATGCCTACGAGCTGAAATATGCAATGAAG GGGGCTGGAACCGAGGAGGCTGCTCTCATCGATATTCTCGCTTCAAGGTCAAATGCGGAAATAAAAACCATCAATGCTTTCTACAAGAAAG AATATGGGAAAAGCTTGGAGGACGCTGTTTGTGGGGACACATCAGGCATGTTTCAGAGGGTTTTGGTGTCATTACTCACG gCTGGACGGGATGAAAGCGACAATGTGGACAACGCCCAGGCTGTCCTGGATGCTAAG GAAATCTACGAGGCCGGTGAGGCTCGATGGGGCACAGACGAGGTGAAATTCCTCACCGTGCTTTGTGTCAGGAACCAGAAACATCTGCTGACAG TGTTCGAGGAGTATAAGAAGATTTCTGGCAGAGAAATCGAGGACAGCATTAAGAGGGAGATGTCCGGCTGCCTTGAGGACGTCTTTCTGGCCATag TGAAATGCATTAGGAACAAGCCGGCGTTCTTTGCAGAGCGATTATACAAATCAATGAAG GGGCTGGGCACTACAGATAGTGTCCTCATGAGAATAATGGTTGCTAGGGCAGAGATTGACATGTTGGACATCAAAGCGGAGTTCCTGAAGCTGTACGGCAAGACTCTCCACTCCTTCATCAAG GGAGACACCTCTGGTGACTACCGCAAAATCCTGCTGGAGCTGTGTGGAGGCGAGTAG